In one window of Rathayibacter caricis DSM 15933 DNA:
- the efeB gene encoding iron uptake transporter deferrochelatase/peroxidase subunit: MDDDQQDTAADVSPDSAAPVEQPRRLSRRGLLGLVSAGTAGIAAGVGGTVAVASATTANASGASNTVPFFGSNQAGITTAAQDRLHFASFDLASGTTREDLIELLQDWTLAASRLTRGLDVSEEGAVGGPDTAPPDDTGEALGLDAAALTITFGFGPGVFTDADGADRFGLAARRPPALETLPRFRGDALVPAASGGDLCIQACANDPQVAVHAIRNLSRIAFGRASLRWSQLGFGRTSSTSTAQATPRNLFGFKDGTANVKSEETDAVQEHVWVQESDGPDWLVGGSYLVARKVRMIIETWDRSQLGEQERVIGRSKGSGAPLSGGDEFAEPDFTATGATGAPLVDRASHVRLAHPSVNNGARLLRRGYNFVDGNDELGRLNAGLFFLSFQRSPEQFITVQRSLADDALNEYIKHVGSALFAVPPGVRGEGDFVGSGLFG; encoded by the coding sequence ATGGACGACGACCAGCAGGACACCGCGGCGGACGTCTCCCCCGACTCCGCCGCCCCCGTCGAGCAGCCCCGCCGCCTCTCGCGGCGCGGGCTGCTCGGCCTCGTCTCGGCCGGAACCGCGGGGATCGCCGCGGGCGTCGGCGGGACCGTCGCGGTCGCCTCCGCGACGACCGCGAACGCCTCCGGCGCCTCGAACACGGTGCCGTTCTTCGGCTCGAACCAGGCCGGGATCACGACCGCGGCGCAGGACCGGCTGCACTTCGCCTCCTTCGATCTCGCGTCGGGCACCACCCGCGAGGACCTGATCGAGCTGCTGCAGGACTGGACGCTCGCCGCGTCGCGACTGACGCGCGGACTCGACGTCAGCGAGGAGGGCGCGGTCGGCGGACCCGACACCGCGCCTCCGGACGACACGGGCGAAGCGCTCGGGCTCGACGCCGCGGCGCTGACGATCACCTTCGGCTTCGGCCCCGGCGTGTTCACCGACGCGGACGGCGCCGACCGCTTCGGGCTCGCGGCCCGTCGTCCGCCCGCACTCGAGACGCTCCCCCGCTTCCGCGGCGACGCCCTCGTGCCGGCGGCGAGCGGAGGCGACCTGTGCATCCAGGCCTGCGCGAACGACCCGCAGGTCGCGGTGCACGCGATCCGCAACCTCAGCCGCATCGCCTTCGGCCGGGCGTCGCTCCGCTGGTCCCAGCTCGGCTTCGGGCGGACGTCGTCGACGTCGACGGCGCAGGCCACTCCGCGCAACCTCTTCGGCTTCAAGGACGGCACGGCCAACGTGAAGTCGGAGGAGACGGACGCGGTCCAGGAGCACGTCTGGGTGCAGGAGTCGGACGGTCCGGACTGGCTCGTGGGCGGCAGCTACCTCGTGGCCCGCAAGGTCCGCATGATCATCGAGACCTGGGACCGGAGCCAGCTCGGCGAGCAGGAGCGGGTGATCGGGCGGAGCAAGGGCTCGGGCGCGCCGCTCTCGGGCGGGGACGAGTTCGCCGAGCCGGACTTCACGGCGACCGGAGCGACCGGGGCGCCGCTCGTCGACCGGGCGTCGCACGTGCGGCTCGCGCATCCGTCGGTCAACAACGGCGCGCGGCTGCTGCGCCGCGGATACAACTTCGTCGACGGGAACGACGAGCTCGGGCGCCTGAACGCGGGGCTGTTCTTCCTGTCGTTCCAGCGGTCGCCGGAGCAGTTCATCACGGTGCAGCGCTCGCTCGCGGACGATGCGCTGAACGAGTACATCAAGCACGTGGGGTCGGCGCTGTTCGCGGTGCCGCCCGGGGTGCGGGGCGAGGGTGACTTCGTGGGGTCGGGGCTGTTCGGCTGA
- the efeO gene encoding iron uptake system protein EfeO, whose protein sequence is MPSRAVPRRSPLPRLVSGLAGAGVLAFALSGCVPNSAASSSAALDVAISDEACDVSAATASAGAVTFSLANEGTDVNEFEILADDKLRIVGEKENVTPGQTVSYVAQLEPGTYYTACKFQQVGAPIGLSEFTVTGEATEQSADEKAATEAAVTNYVAYVKSQAGELLPAVQAFSDAYVAGDDETARGLFASTRVFYERIEPTAEAFGDLDPKIDYREVDAVAEGLDWTGFHRIEKDLWVPAQDALNSDGTSAYLDWAPSTPEQRAEFGQGLVDDVQSLYDLVNADDFTVSVGDISNGAIGLLDEVAAGKITGEEDWWSGTDLMDFAANVQGAEVAFGNVEPIATASGDEGAALTADITEQFTALDTLLAQYGSIDAGFAPYSSVTDEQKKELSDQVNALSEPLSQLTHTVLGVEEPAE, encoded by the coding sequence ATGCCCTCGCGCGCAGTCCCCCGCCGTTCCCCGCTCCCCCGCCTCGTCTCCGGCCTCGCCGGTGCCGGAGTCCTCGCGTTCGCGCTCTCCGGCTGCGTGCCGAACTCGGCCGCCTCCTCCTCGGCGGCGCTCGACGTCGCCATCAGCGACGAGGCCTGCGACGTCTCGGCCGCGACCGCCTCGGCCGGAGCGGTGACCTTCTCGCTCGCGAACGAGGGCACGGACGTCAACGAGTTCGAGATCCTCGCGGACGACAAGCTGCGGATCGTCGGCGAGAAGGAGAACGTGACGCCCGGGCAGACCGTGTCCTACGTCGCCCAGCTCGAGCCCGGCACGTACTACACGGCCTGCAAGTTCCAGCAGGTCGGCGCTCCCATCGGCCTGTCCGAGTTCACCGTCACCGGTGAGGCCACCGAGCAGTCCGCGGACGAGAAGGCGGCGACGGAGGCGGCCGTGACCAACTACGTCGCCTACGTGAAGTCGCAGGCGGGCGAGCTCCTCCCCGCTGTGCAGGCTTTCAGCGACGCCTACGTGGCCGGCGACGACGAGACGGCGCGCGGCCTCTTCGCGTCGACACGCGTCTTCTACGAGCGCATCGAGCCCACCGCGGAGGCGTTCGGCGACCTCGACCCGAAGATCGACTACCGCGAGGTCGACGCCGTCGCCGAGGGCCTGGACTGGACCGGCTTCCACCGCATCGAGAAGGACCTCTGGGTCCCGGCGCAGGACGCGCTCAACTCCGACGGCACGAGCGCCTACCTCGACTGGGCGCCGTCGACCCCGGAGCAGCGCGCCGAGTTCGGCCAGGGGCTCGTGGACGACGTGCAGAGCCTCTACGACCTCGTGAACGCCGACGACTTCACCGTCTCGGTCGGTGACATCTCGAACGGCGCCATCGGCCTGCTCGACGAGGTCGCCGCGGGCAAGATCACCGGCGAGGAGGACTGGTGGTCGGGAACCGACCTGATGGACTTCGCCGCCAACGTCCAGGGTGCGGAGGTCGCCTTCGGCAACGTCGAGCCGATCGCGACAGCCTCGGGCGACGAGGGCGCCGCACTGACCGCCGACATCACGGAGCAGTTCACCGCACTCGACACGCTGCTCGCGCAGTACGGCTCGATCGACGCAGGCTTCGCGCCCTACTCCTCGGTGACCGATGAGCAGAAGAAGGAGCTCTCGGACCAGGTGAACGCCCTCTCGGAGCCGCTGTCGCAGCTCACCCACACGGTGCTCGGCGTCGAGGAGCCCGCGGAGTAG
- the efeU gene encoding iron uptake transporter permease EfeU: protein MLANYLIGLREGLEAGLVVGILVAYLTKLGRRDVLPRLWTGIAAAVAISLVTGAILTWGPYGLSFQAQELLGGGLSILAVGLVTWMIFWMGANARSLKGELESRLDAAVGGSALGIVVLGFVSVGREGIETALFVWASVSSSSASSGAEAWTGTIGALLGILSAVVIAYLIFRGFVRIDLGRFFTWTGGFLIVVAAGVLSYGVGDLQEASLLPGWGAPLFSLGAVLPAPISAILGGLFNYTPEPTALQFTAWLAYLVVVGALFVRQVRLRRPRRGSAAPVATPVRTSV from the coding sequence GTGCTCGCAAATTACCTCATCGGCCTCCGCGAAGGCCTCGAAGCCGGCCTCGTGGTCGGCATCCTCGTCGCGTACCTGACGAAGCTCGGGCGCCGCGACGTGCTGCCACGCCTGTGGACCGGCATCGCCGCGGCCGTCGCGATCTCGCTCGTGACCGGGGCGATCCTGACCTGGGGCCCCTACGGGCTGTCGTTCCAGGCGCAGGAGCTGCTCGGCGGCGGGCTGTCGATCCTGGCGGTCGGCCTCGTCACCTGGATGATCTTCTGGATGGGCGCGAACGCCCGGAGCCTCAAGGGCGAGCTGGAGTCGCGGCTCGACGCCGCCGTCGGCGGATCCGCCCTCGGGATCGTCGTGCTCGGCTTCGTGAGCGTCGGCCGCGAGGGGATCGAGACCGCCCTGTTCGTCTGGGCCAGCGTCTCCTCGAGCAGCGCCTCCTCCGGGGCGGAGGCCTGGACCGGCACGATCGGCGCCCTCCTGGGCATCCTCTCGGCGGTCGTCATCGCGTACCTGATCTTCCGCGGCTTCGTCCGGATCGATCTCGGCCGGTTCTTCACCTGGACGGGCGGCTTCCTGATCGTGGTCGCGGCGGGCGTGCTCTCGTACGGCGTCGGAGACCTGCAGGAGGCGTCGCTCCTGCCCGGCTGGGGCGCCCCGCTGTTCAGCCTCGGTGCGGTGCTGCCGGCACCGATCTCCGCGATCCTCGGTGGGCTCTTCAACTACACGCCGGAGCCGACCGCGCTGCAGTTCACCGCCTGGCTCGCGTACCTCGTCGTCGTCGGCGCCCTCTTCGTCCGCCAGGTCCGGCTCCGCCGGCCGCGTCGGGGCAGCGCGGCCCCGGTCGCGACTCCCGTTCGCACCTCCGTCTGA
- a CDS encoding PIG-L family deacetylase: MHERVVAVHAHPDDETLTMGGTLARLAAQGAAVTVVTATRGECGEVIPEDLAALEGSDELASHRTTELVVALTALGVADHRFLGAENARARGAAPRVYRDSGMQWGPGRVPVPLEPVHPAAFTAAPEEEEIADLVAVLQQTRAGVVLSYDAGGGYGHPDHVRAASVARRAAELLGIRYLAVLPEGTPPEDGDVVIELGDEDYARKRAALQAHATQIVVEGESARLSSGPAFPVGGVERFRPAPALAASPDAPVPEERPDLRSRVVSGVLSVLVGAVVGAITTIAHQSTVVVGDAVLPLGLVASLAAVLLLLLGLRLVMIDRFVAFCAAMGLLGVIGLLALRSAGGSVLVPANGLGVVWTFAPGLIALVVIAWPRLRPTPPTPPAPEAEPAGLDAPSLRVR; this comes from the coding sequence GTGCACGAGAGGGTCGTCGCGGTCCACGCGCACCCCGACGACGAGACCCTGACCATGGGCGGCACCCTCGCCCGCCTCGCCGCGCAGGGAGCGGCGGTCACCGTCGTCACCGCCACGCGCGGCGAGTGCGGAGAGGTGATCCCCGAGGACCTCGCGGCGCTCGAGGGCTCCGACGAGCTCGCCTCGCACCGCACGACCGAGCTCGTCGTGGCGCTGACGGCCCTCGGAGTCGCGGATCACCGCTTCCTCGGAGCCGAGAACGCCCGCGCGCGGGGCGCCGCTCCGCGCGTCTACCGCGACTCCGGCATGCAGTGGGGCCCCGGCCGCGTGCCGGTCCCGCTCGAGCCCGTGCATCCCGCAGCCTTCACGGCCGCTCCGGAGGAGGAGGAGATCGCCGATCTCGTCGCCGTCCTCCAGCAGACCCGCGCGGGCGTCGTGCTGTCCTACGACGCGGGGGGCGGCTACGGCCACCCCGATCACGTGCGTGCGGCGAGCGTCGCGCGCCGAGCCGCCGAGCTGCTCGGGATCCGCTACCTCGCGGTCCTGCCCGAGGGGACGCCTCCCGAGGACGGCGACGTCGTCATCGAGCTCGGCGACGAGGACTACGCCCGCAAGCGCGCCGCACTGCAGGCGCACGCCACGCAGATCGTGGTGGAGGGCGAGTCGGCCCGGCTCTCCAGCGGCCCGGCCTTCCCCGTCGGCGGCGTGGAGCGCTTCCGTCCGGCGCCCGCTCTCGCCGCGTCGCCGGACGCGCCCGTTCCGGAGGAACGGCCCGACCTCCGCTCCCGCGTCGTCTCGGGCGTGCTCTCGGTGCTCGTCGGCGCCGTCGTCGGAGCGATCACCACCATCGCCCACCAGAGCACCGTCGTCGTCGGCGACGCAGTCCTGCCGCTCGGGCTGGTGGCGTCGCTCGCCGCGGTGCTCCTCCTCCTCCTGGGGCTCCGCCTCGTGATGATCGACCGCTTCGTCGCGTTCTGCGCGGCCATGGGGCTCCTCGGTGTCATCGGCCTGCTGGCGCTGCGCAGTGCGGGAGGCTCGGTGCTGGTCCCCGCGAACGGCCTCGGCGTCGTGTGGACCTTCGCCCCCGGCCTGATCGCGCTGGTCGTGATCGCCTGGCCGCGCCTGCGCCCCACACCCCCGACGCCTCCTGCACCCGAGGCGGAGCCTGCGGGACTCGACGCCCCGTCGCTCCGCGTACGATAG
- the fdxA gene encoding ferredoxin, with product MTYVIALPCVDVKDRACIDECPVDCIYEGERSLYIHPDECVDCGACEPVCPVEAIYYEDDLPEEWSDYYKANVEFFDEIGSPGGAAKIGVIAKDHPVIAVLPPQGH from the coding sequence GTGACCTACGTGATCGCACTTCCGTGCGTCGATGTCAAAGACCGCGCCTGCATCGACGAATGCCCGGTCGACTGCATCTACGAAGGCGAGCGCTCGCTCTACATCCACCCCGACGAGTGCGTCGACTGCGGTGCCTGCGAGCCGGTCTGCCCCGTCGAGGCGATCTACTACGAGGACGACCTCCCCGAGGAGTGGTCCGACTACTACAAGGCGAACGTCGAGTTCTTCGACGAGATCGGCTCCCCGGGCGGAGCCGCCAAGATCGGCGTGATCGCGAAGGACCACCCGGTCATCGCGGTGCTGCCGCCCCAGGGCCACTGA